CCGAGGGGGGACTTTTCGTGGTAAAGATGAAAATGCGAAAGTGTAACTTATTTGAAAAACCGATTAAGCCTTGTATTGCAGTCTTTTAAGTCCCCCTTTGGGGGATTTAGGGGGCTGTAGTTTTGAGGTTTACAGCAAGAAAATCTTTTTTTTATGAATAATCCGGGTTAGTTACTGCTATTCTGCGGGAATGGACAGCCTTCATCAGCTCGAACCATGCAATACTGATGGACCCTGCGCCCAGACAGATCAATATATCGTTGAAATGCAGCACATTAAACCGGAAAAGCTCCATGAGGAAGGGAACAGAAAGCGCCAATCCCAAAAACACCGCCGCTCCGCCGAAAACCCACCACTGGGCGGTATTCGGAGAACGAAGGGTTTCGAGAAAGGTTCTTGTCCAGGAGCGGTTGGTCACTATCAGGCCCAGGTTGGCCACGATCAGAGTGACGAAACTCAGGGCTCGGGCTTCGTTTTCCCCCTGCCCCCGATAGAGCGAGACGGCATAAACCGCCGCCACGATTGCCAGCACACTGATACCCTGGAGAATGCTGATAAACAGGGTGCTCCGGCTGAAAAGGCGATCCTCGGGTTTGCGGGGAGGCTTTTTCATAACATCCGTTTCCTCATGTTCCGCCTCAAAGACAATCGAGCAGGCCGGATCGATAATCAGCTCCAAAAAAACGATATGCACCGGCAGAAGTACGAGCGGCCATTGTAAAAGTACCGGAATGAGAGACATCCCTGCAATCGGCACATGGATGGCAAAGATGTAAGACACCGCCTTTTTGATGTTGTCGAAAATCCGGCGGCCCAGTCTTATCGCCTGGACAATGGAAGAAAAGTCATCGTCCAGAAGAACCAGGTCCGCAGATTCACGGGCCACATCGGTCCCCCTGCCCCCCATAGCTATGCCGATATGCGCGGATTTCAAAGCCGGGGCGTCATTCACACCGTCCCCGGTCATGGCCACAATCTCCCCGTTTGCTTTGAGGGCGTTGACAATGCGCAGTTTTTGCTCCGGCACCACCCGTGCAAAGATATTGACCTCCCGGATGAGCCGCTCAAGTTCCTTATCATCCATCGCATTCAGCTCCGGCCCGGTGATCATGGTATCATGGGGCGCCAGACCGATCTGACGGGCTATGTTACGGGCGGTTCCCGGATAGTCCCCGGTAATCATCACTACCCGTATACCGGCGGAATAACATTCCTGTATCGCCTGCGGTACGAAAGGCCTGACCGGGTCGACCAGACCGATCAGTCCCAGGAACTCGAAGGTAAAATCATGCTGTTCATCGGGCAGGTTTGCGAAATGGAAGTGTGCTTTCGCTACCCCCAGAACCCGCAAACCTTCATCGGCCATGCTTCCGATATGCCTGGAAAGCTCCCCGGTCTGATCCGTTGAGAAATGACAGAGATCGGCGATGGCTTCCGGCGCGCCTTTGGCGGCGACAACATAGTCGTTTCCGGCAGGCGATTTCCATACCCGTGATAGGGAAAGTAATTTTTTTGACAGGGGATACTCCTGGACCAGGGTCCAGTCACGGTGAATGTGCTCCGTACGGGCCAGATACCCTTCCCCTACCCCCTTGATGGCCTTTTCCATGGGATCGAACGGATCGATCTGGCTGGCAAGCACTCCGAATTCGAGCAGTTCATGGAATGTTTCCGGCAATGGAGATTGCAGGGAGTCTTTTACTTCGAAAAACCGTTCGGCGGCGTACATTTTCCCTACCGACATGGTGTTGAGTGTCAGGGTGCCGGTCTTGTCCACGCAGAGTACGGTGGCGGAACCGAGAGTCTCCACCGCAGGAACGCGGCGGGTAAGAACCCGTTTCAGCGAAATGCGCCATGCACCAAGAGCCAGAAACACGGTGAGCACTACGGGAAACTCTTCGGGAAGAACCGCCATGGCCAGGGTCAGACCCGCCAGGAATCCCTGTAACCAGCGCCCCCAGGTCAACCCGAAAACAACTACCACCAGAATACAGAGGAGGAGACCGACGACAGCAAGAGTCCTTACCAATCGCCGGGTTTCCTTTTGCAGTCTTGTTTCTTCCGGCTCCACCGCCTTCAGGGCTTTCCCGATTTTTCCAAGCTCGGTGTGAATGCCGGTTGCCAGCGCTTCGGCGATGCCCTGACCCTGCACGATCATAGTCCCGGAATACACGAACGGCAGATCATCCCCACCGGGGCTGCCCATTCCCATCTGGTTTTCAGCGGGAGCTTTGCGCACCGGCACCGACTCGCCGGTCAGGAGTGACTCATCCGCCAGGAGATTCATTCCGGCAAGCACCACCGCATCAGCCGGAACCCGGTCGCCCTCGCAAAGGACCAGGATATCTCCCCGTGCCA
This Candidatus Latescibacter sp. DNA region includes the following protein-coding sequences:
- a CDS encoding cation-translocating P-type ATPase; this encodes MVDIKNISGLTESEALYRLKNEGYNELPSSEKRDTFAIALEVVREPMFLLLVACGTIYLTLGDIQEALLLLGFVFVIMGITLYQERKTERALDALRDLSSPRALVIRDGREKRIAGREVARGDILVLCEGDRVPADAVVLAGMNLLADESLLTGESVPVRKAPAENQMGMGSPGGDDLPFVYSGTMIVQGQGIAEALATGIHTELGKIGKALKAVEPEETRLQKETRRLVRTLAVVGLLLCILVVVVFGLTWGRWLQGFLAGLTLAMAVLPEEFPVVLTVFLALGAWRISLKRVLTRRVPAVETLGSATVLCVDKTGTLTLNTMSVGKMYAAERFFEVKDSLQSPLPETFHELLEFGVLASQIDPFDPMEKAIKGVGEGYLARTEHIHRDWTLVQEYPLSKKLLSLSRVWKSPAGNDYVVAAKGAPEAIADLCHFSTDQTGELSRHIGSMADEGLRVLGVAKAHFHFANLPDEQHDFTFEFLGLIGLVDPVRPFVPQAIQECYSAGIRVVMITGDYPGTARNIARQIGLAPHDTMITGPELNAMDDKELERLIREVNIFARVVPEQKLRIVNALKANGEIVAMTGDGVNDAPALKSAHIGIAMGGRGTDVARESADLVLLDDDFSSIVQAIRLGRRIFDNIKKAVSYIFAIHVPIAGMSLIPVLLQWPLVLLPVHIVFLELIIDPACSIVFEAEHEETDVMKKPPRKPEDRLFSRSTLFISILQGISVLAIVAAVYAVSLYRGQGENEARALSFVTLIVANLGLIVTNRSWTRTFLETLRSPNTAQWWVFGGAAVFLGLALSVPFLMELFRFNVLHFNDILICLGAGSISIAWFELMKAVHSRRIAVTNPDYS